One Polaribacter sp. KT25b DNA segment encodes these proteins:
- a CDS encoding tetratricopeptide repeat protein: protein MYYKFILIFFLFFVLKANSQNLDSIFISKKEILKSIKTDDKKLQFLFECGNYFYSKNVSKSEYFLREALLLCKDKNAIIEGDVLHKLGFIEKNKGNLSTSLRYFNRAKDIFEKTNDTERYASIFFDIGYLYRYKNQMNKEFEFYKKGLELSVGQDELILGKGYLHLGNYYTRLQKLDSSIYYYDKALEVFKKLNRDDRVYNVYNNIANTYYKQGEYNKIINIRTLVLKFAKKESNQLLVSVNYHNIAAAYSKMKEYNKALKYLDSAIMVAKKENFKLRLSKSYGSIAKINYAMKNYRESYIYYQKYKIYSDSIYESQLSNTIVEAEIENKLKIEKKNLEIINQKQAFDKKLYLIIIIVFFLLSIPLVILLYRNSENKNKIIEANLEKEKIKKEVLLQKFKRSEIEIKNLVADNSMRLEFLKQLLSQLKKQRKSINSIDVKNYIKDLSFKIQQQITTDSKLTVLKQRINSINDGFDNMLISHYKDLTKTEREVCALLRLNLSVKEIASIRNSSSDAIKVTRYRIRKKMNVPKSQKLEIFIQNLSV from the coding sequence ATGTATTACAAATTCATATTAATCTTTTTTCTTTTTTTTGTATTAAAAGCCAACTCTCAGAACTTAGATTCTATCTTTATTTCAAAAAAAGAAATTTTAAAATCTATTAAAACAGACGATAAAAAGTTGCAGTTTTTATTTGAATGTGGGAATTATTTTTATTCTAAAAATGTTAGTAAATCTGAGTATTTTTTAAGAGAAGCTTTGCTATTATGTAAAGATAAAAATGCTATTATTGAAGGTGATGTTTTGCATAAATTAGGGTTTATAGAGAAGAATAAAGGTAATTTAAGTACCAGTCTTAGGTATTTTAATAGAGCAAAAGATATATTTGAAAAGACAAACGATACAGAACGTTATGCTTCTATTTTTTTTGATATTGGGTATTTGTATCGTTATAAAAATCAAATGAATAAAGAGTTTGAGTTTTACAAAAAAGGTTTAGAGCTTAGTGTAGGACAAGATGAGTTGATATTAGGAAAGGGCTATTTGCATTTAGGTAATTATTACACTAGACTTCAGAAATTAGATTCATCAATTTATTATTATGATAAAGCTCTTGAAGTTTTTAAAAAATTAAACAGAGACGATAGAGTTTATAATGTGTACAATAATATAGCTAATACTTATTATAAGCAAGGTGAGTATAATAAGATAATAAATATTAGAACTCTAGTTTTAAAATTTGCTAAAAAAGAAAGTAATCAACTATTAGTATCAGTTAATTATCATAACATAGCTGCTGCTTATAGTAAAATGAAAGAATATAATAAGGCTTTAAAATATCTAGATTCTGCTATAATGGTTGCTAAAAAAGAAAATTTTAAATTAAGATTATCAAAATCTTATGGTTCTATTGCTAAGATTAATTATGCTATGAAAAATTATAGGGAATCCTATATATATTATCAAAAGTATAAGATTTATTCAGATTCTATTTATGAGTCGCAATTATCTAACACAATTGTAGAAGCAGAGATAGAAAATAAGCTTAAGATAGAAAAGAAAAATTTAGAAATAATAAATCAAAAACAGGCTTTTGATAAGAAGTTGTATTTAATTATAATTATTGTATTCTTTTTATTGAGTATTCCTCTTGTTATTTTACTTTACAGAAATTCAGAAAATAAAAACAAAATAATAGAGGCGAATTTAGAAAAAGAAAAAATTAAAAAAGAAGTTTTATTACAAAAGTTTAAAAGATCTGAAATAGAAATAAAGAATTTAGTGGCAGATAACTCTATGAGATTAGAGTTTTTAAAACAACTTTTATCTCAGCTCAAAAAACAGAGAAAATCAATTAATTCAATTGACGTAAAAAATTATATTAAAGATTTATCTTTTAAAATACAGCAGCAAATAACAACAGATAGTAAATTAACTGTACTTAAGCAGAGGATAAATTCAATTAATGACGGTTTCGATAATATGTTAATTTCTCATTATAAAGATTTAACTAAAACAGAAAGAGAGGTCTGTGCTTTATT